One Borreliella chilensis DNA window includes the following coding sequences:
- a CDS encoding transcription elongation factor NusA, with translation MIKGTGHMIVNIANDRGMSVESIRKTIKESIMIAYKKYFGSNENAFVKFDDDTGDLVVYAKKKIVEEVKDSLLEILEKDISRENFIEGGYAYIEINPKVFDRLSIQVAKQRTKNDLQGIEDNEILSEFKSKLNKVVIGYVQQNRNGDLYVNLGNTDGIIPKKYQSPREIYSLNDKIRVLVYNVKKGKNGIEVILSRTHPKFIEELLALEIPEIEEGVIKIHKIVRDPGYRTKVAVYSEKEEIDPIGPCIGQKGARIQSIIKELEGEKIDIIPYSKDIKDFIKDSLTPAKIDHVYILDEDLHKALVVVSDDQLSLAIGKMGQNVRLANRLIDWAIDVKTSSQFAEMKANSEFKQETLEMFDKVMQDVVEEEQFEEINKISDLKLLDSSVISNLSKEGLDDIDMFLQADEGMLFNLGVSYEKQEEINKILKEGMMIIANDSESTEKVEEDEELLCPECGVVINENMTSCPGCKIGLSFEFEED, from the coding sequence ATGATAAAGGGCACGGGACATATGATTGTAAACATTGCAAATGATCGAGGCATGAGTGTGGAATCCATTAGAAAAACAATTAAAGAGTCAATAATGATAGCTTATAAAAAGTATTTTGGAAGTAACGAAAATGCTTTTGTTAAGTTTGATGATGATACTGGAGATTTGGTTGTTTATGCAAAAAAGAAAATTGTAGAGGAAGTAAAAGATTCTTTGCTTGAAATATTAGAAAAAGATATTTCAAGGGAAAATTTTATAGAAGGTGGTTATGCTTATATTGAGATTAATCCTAAAGTTTTTGATAGACTTTCTATTCAAGTTGCAAAACAAAGGACTAAAAATGATTTGCAAGGAATTGAGGATAATGAAATTTTATCGGAATTTAAAAGCAAGTTAAATAAAGTTGTTATTGGATATGTTCAACAAAATAGAAATGGCGATCTTTATGTTAATCTTGGCAATACGGATGGTATAATTCCCAAGAAGTACCAATCACCAAGAGAAATTTATAGTCTTAATGATAAGATTAGAGTTTTAGTTTATAATGTCAAAAAGGGTAAAAATGGTATTGAAGTTATTCTTTCTAGAACTCATCCAAAGTTTATTGAAGAGCTTCTAGCACTTGAAATTCCTGAAATTGAAGAGGGTGTTATTAAAATTCATAAAATAGTTCGTGATCCAGGTTATAGAACTAAAGTTGCTGTTTATTCTGAAAAAGAAGAAATTGATCCTATTGGTCCTTGTATAGGACAAAAAGGAGCTAGAATTCAATCTATAATTAAGGAGCTTGAAGGAGAAAAAATTGATATTATCCCTTATAGTAAAGATATTAAAGATTTTATAAAAGATTCTTTGACCCCTGCAAAAATAGATCACGTTTATATTCTTGATGAGGATTTACATAAGGCTTTGGTAGTTGTTAGCGATGACCAACTTTCTCTTGCTATAGGTAAAATGGGTCAAAATGTTAGACTTGCCAATAGGCTTATTGACTGGGCTATTGATGTTAAAACCAGTAGTCAATTTGCAGAAATGAAAGCTAACTCAGAGTTTAAGCAAGAAACACTAGAAATGTTTGATAAAGTTATGCAGGATGTTGTTGAAGAGGAGCAATTTGAAGAAATTAATAAAATAAGCGATCTTAAATTGCTTGATTCTTCTGTGATTTCTAATTTATCAAAGGAAGGGCTTGATGACATTGACATGTTTTTACAAGCAGATGAAGGAATGCTTTTCAATCTTGGAGTAAGTTATGAAAAACAAGAAGAAATTAACAAAATATTAAAAGAGGGGATGATGATAATCGCTAATGATAGTGAGTCTACAGAAAAAGTAGAAGAAGATGAAGAGCTTCTTTGTCCTGAATGTGGTGTGGTTATTAATGAGAATATGACTTCCTGTCCAGGTTGTAAAATAGGGCTTAGTTTTGAGTTTGAGGAGGATTAA